A genomic segment from Malus domestica chromosome 05, GDT2T_hap1 encodes:
- the LOC103427981 gene encoding WPP domain-associated protein-like produces MSNCVESCNGDLVQLSNGVKENDNPDLGLLQDLDSYLEEINDRLTISRVVSDSVIKGIVNAVTQEAAEKIAQKELEVTKLKEMLHVHSVGGDENEFLPMERESKVTEDRFIKKGARGGVCPNFLEAVVEHDGIEKSWGIVRGTTKEQFNKLKNEIDRIRGCSSIKRIGSGSQLLGLGDVSHRWIDVDRLFDSLKDTVETVFQQVEEMVSSAKASVCEWQQEQDFKAEIEALVMRNCIWSIEEKNRDRFYGNKNLNWHGRMEEISSLREELDTISKSLSVSDIGHLSSHGSLVVDEESNNHKKGDRSHHRFLNNLKSSPSLSLISSSNSTSTSTSTSSSLWEVDVNLLTHMSTDELKSYLTKLKRSHESDVLDLTEQIYSLMRDFFKEKGSSLPSKKSKEFDMLRRRISEVITKLDEVLVEKEEVATCGNNEESLSSLKERLELLISENHHLRDLLANKEREVKCLSLQVSEAAEKMSEHSMAEAKLLKTTANLKSAVEDADIEALIVEDTYACILREMMDQIKSIAEESLVENIYIQQINKSILKEASHSAQPASQSEIEDLNMEYTIMQEHFVLVFQEAMKDAEQNLKNLNVKYREENELRVSLEMEKLEKEKQFEVEVANKERLKTEIASLSEEKEQLAHDATAALENERERYELAAQELHNLKDETCRLLKLISDSIEESKATKQHLIDALEQNERYKADVCKLDQKLELAMKELREERRKLLDANQEKQNVVSLFEAKEREHKQQLESMAVHISKVVAEFECRVTQDISGKCSRLKNLSYQLCFLKQKANVIVRRGLLYQQRLEKKCSDLEKAEAEVDLLGDKVETLLSLVEKIHIALDHYSPVLKHYPGITEILKLLRRELTGETKAA; encoded by the exons ATGAGTAACTGTGTTGAATCATGCAATGGAGATTTGGTGCAGCTTAGCAATGGCGTGAAAGAAAATGATAATCCGGATCTTGGCCTTCTCCAGGATTTGGATTCTtatttggaagaaatcaatgaCCGGTTGACCATATCGAGGGTGGTGAGTGACTCGGTCATCAAGGGGATCGTTAATGCGGTAACACAAGAAGCAGCAGAGAAAATTGCTCAGAAAGAACTAGAGGTGACTAAGCTGAAGGAAATGTTACATGTTCACAGCGTGGGTGGTGATGAAAACGAATTCTTACCCATGGAGCGAGAATCAAAAGTTACTGAAGACAGATTTATTAAAAAAGGTGCCAGAGGTGGCGTGTGTCCTAACTTTCTTGAAGCTGTCGTAGAGCATGATGGCATAGAAAAATCTTGGGGCATCGTAAGAGGAACAACTAAAGAGCAGTTCAACAAGCTCAAGAATGAAATTGATAGAATTAGAGGGTGTAGTTCAATCAAGAGGATTGGTTCTGGTTCTCAGTTGTTGGGCTTGGGTGATGTATCTCACAGATGGATTGATGTGGATAGATTGTTCGATAGCCTGAAAGACACAGTTGAAACTGTCTTTCAACAGGTGGAAGAAATGGTTAGCTCGGCAAAGGCATCAGTCTGTGAATGGCAGCAGGAGCAGGATTTTAAAGCAGAAATAGAAGCACTGGTGATGAGGAATTGTATTTGGagtattgaagaaaaaaatcgGGACCGGTTTTATGGCAATAAGAATTTGAACTGGCATGGAAGGATGGAAGAGATATCAAGTTTACGTGAGGAATTAGATACCATTTCTAAATCACTATCTGTTTCTGACATTGGGCACCTATCTTCTCACGGGTCCTTGGTAGTAGATGAAGAGAGTAATAATCATAAGAAGGGTGACCGTTCACACCACAGATTTTTGAACAATCTTAAATCATCGCCGTCATTATCATTGATATCTTCATCAAACTCAACATCAACAtcaacatcaacatcatcatctcTTTGGGAAGTGGATGTCAACCTGCTTACGCATATGTCAACAGATGAATTGAAAAGCTATTTGACTAAATTGAAGAGAAGTCATGAGTCTGATGTGCTGGATTTGACTGAGCAAATTTACAGCCtgatgagagatttttttaaagaaaagggATCCTCTTTGCCATCAAAGAAAAGCAAGGAGTTTGACATGTTGCGTAGGAGAATCTCCGAGGTTATTACCAAATtagatgaagttcttgttgaaAAGGAGGAAGTTGCTACATGTGGTAATAATGAAGAAAGTCTTAGCAGTTTGAAAGAGAGACTGGAATTACTCATTTCAGAAAACCACCACCTCAGAGATTTGCTTGCAAATAAGGAAAGGGAAGTTAAGTGTCTTTCACTTCAAGTTTCTGAAGCTGCTGAGAAAATGTCAGAACACTCCATGGCTGAGGCAAAGTTGTTAAAAACAACTGCAAATCTTAAATCAGCTGTAGAAGATGCGGACATTGAAGCTTTAATTGTTGAAGATACATATGCTTGTATTCTCAGGGAAATGATGGATCAAATTAAAAGCATTGCTGAAGAGTCGCTTGTGGAAAATATTTATATACAACAAATTAACAAAAGTATACTTAAAGAAGCTTCCCACAGTGCTCAACCTGCTAGCCAAtctgaaattgaagatttgaatatGGAGTACACTATCATGCAAGAACATTTTGTACTTGTATTCCAAGAAGCCATGAAAGATGCTGAGCAAAATCTCAAGAACCTGAACGTGAAATATAGAGAAGAAAATGAACTCCGGGTTTCGCTTGAGATGGAAAAACTAGAAAAAGAGAAACAATTTGAAGTTGAGGTTGCGAACAAAGAGAGATTAAAGACAGAAATAGCATCTCTGTCAGAAGAGAAGGAGCAGTTGGCTCATGATGCAACAGCTGCATTGGAAAACGAAAGGGAGCGATATGAATTAGCCGCTCAGGAGCTACATAATTTAAAGGACGAGACATGTCGGCTACTGAAATTGATTTCTGACAGCATTGAAGAGTCAAAGGCAACCAAGCAGCACTTAATTGATGCATTGGAGCAAAATGAAAGATATAAGGCTGACGTGTGCAAGCTAGATCAGAAGCTTGAACTAGCAATGAAAGAGTTGCGCGAAGAGAGGAGAAAGCTTCTTGATGCTAACCAAGAGAAGCAAAATGTTGTTTCTTTGTTTGAAGCAAAAGAAAGGGAGCACAAGCAACAATTGGAATCAATGGCTGTGCATATATCGAAAGTGGTTGCTGAATTTGAATGTAGAGTAACACAAGATATTTCAGGGAAATGTTCAAG GTTGAAGAATTTGAGTTATCAATTGTGCTTTCTTAAACAAAAAGCTAATGTCATTGTAAGAAGAGGGTTGCTGTACCAGCAGAGACTTGAAAAGAAATGTTCTGACCTGGAAAAGGCCGAAGCTGAG GTTGATCTTTTGGGGGATAAGGTGGAGACTCTATTGAGCCTTGTTGAAAAAATACACATTGCCCTTGATCATTATTCACCAGTTTTGAAGCATTATCCTGGA ATAACTGAAATTTTGAAGCTGTTAAGGAGAGAATTAACTGGAGAAACTAAAGCAGCTTGA